The region CCATGTATGGATTGGGCATGCTCCAAAGCACTGACGTTGATCAAATTGAAGTTACTATTACTAATCTCATGAATGCTCGTTATTCACTTGATAGAAATCGTGAGCTTATGCTTAACATGCTACGTTTTAATCTTGGACTGGACAGTACGCAGCACATTAACATCAGGGGAGAACTTGAAAATTTCATTCAAGAAGATGAAATCGAAAAATTACTTCTTACCCCTTTTCAACCAGAAAATACTCCAGAGATACAGATTTTAACTTCTCAGCAAAACATAGCAAAAATGTCCCTAAATAAGGAGAAGTACGATATGCTTCCAACTCTCTCAGCTTTTTATAATTATACCCGTACCGGTCAGGGAAATGACATGCGAGAGTTAAAATGGTTTCCCTCATCTGTGCTTGGGTTATCTATTTCTATTCCTCTTTTTGCTGGTTCTCAGAATTACACTCAAATACAAAAAGCACGCATACAATATGAAAAATCTTTATATCAAACAGAAACCATTAAAGAACAACTTCTCATTCAGGAACAACAATTGAAGTATAATCTCAAGAATGCTTATGATAACTACAAATTACAGCAAAAGAACATCATGCTTGCTCATAAAGTATACAAAAATGCAGTAAATAAGTATTTGCAAGGGACCATGTCAAGTCTTGATCTGACGCAGGCCAACTCCAATTATTTAAATACTCAAAACAATTACGTTTCAGCTTGTTTGGAACTTATCAATGCTAAAAACAACTTAGAAAAATTGTTTAACATCAAAACCATAAAACCATGAAAAAATC is a window of Bacteroidales bacterium DNA encoding:
- a CDS encoding TolC family protein, producing the protein MKNILFYALMLTFWLNKAVFGQAVDLTLEKAISLGLENNRNLQLAKYDQQIAQKNKWEAVTNFMPRLSFESNWLDNLELNTVLLPGVMFGMPPGTYLPVKFGQQYQWSWAIKAQQVVFSAPLLIAANLASEAQHMSDLTYQKTENDVVATIKNLYFGLLSFNRLLTILDSNISNLRYVQERTIAMYGLGMLQSTDVDQIEVTITNLMNARYSLDRNRELMLNMLRFNLGLDSTQHINIRGELENFIQEDEIEKLLLTPFQPENTPEIQILTSQQNIAKMSLNKEKYDMLPTLSAFYNYTRTGQGNDMRELKWFPSSVLGLSISIPLFAGSQNYTQIQKARIQYEKSLYQTETIKEQLLIQEQQLKYNLKNAYDNYKLQQKNIMLAHKVYKNAVNKYLQGTMSSLDLTQANSNYLNTQNNYVSACLELINAKNNLEKLFNIKTIKP